TGCCACCACCTGGGCGGCCTTGCGGGCATCGGCGTCGTCGAGGACCAGGACGCCGTTCTTGCCGCCCATTTCCAGCTGGACGCGGGCGCGGCGGGCGTTGAGGATCTCCTGCAGGCCCAGCCCCACGTTGGTGGAGCCGGTGAACGAGAGCCCGGCGATGCGCGGGTCGCGGGCCAGGGCGTCGCCCACCACGCGTCCCTTGCCGTGCACCATGTTGAACACGCCGGCGGGGAGGCCGGCGTCGTGCAGGGCGCGTGCCAGGTGGGTGGCGGACAGCGGGGTGAGCTCGGCCGGCTTGATGACCACGGCGTTGCCGCTGATCAGGGCGGGAGCGGATTTCCAGGCCGGGATGGCGATGGGGAAGTTCCACGGCGTGATGAGCCCGACGACGCCCAGCGGTTCGCGGCGGGTGGTGATGGTGGTGTCCGGCAGGCCGCTGGACAGCACCTCGCCGGTGGCGGCCCAGCCGAGCGAGCCGAAGAAGCGCAGCACGTCCGAGGCGCGTTTGACCTCGCCCTTGGCCTCGGCGAGGGTCTTGCCTTCTTCGCGGACCAGGTCCTCGGCGATGGCGGTCTGGCGTTCGAGCAGCAGGTTTCCGGCGGTGATCAGGATGGCGCCGCGGGCCGGGGCGGGCATTGCAGCCCAGCCGGGCTGGGCTGTTGCGGCGGCGGTGATGGCGGCGTCGGTGTCCGCGGCGGTGCCGCTGGGGGAGAGGGCTGCGAGCTCGCCCGGGCGGGCCGGGTTCATCCGTTCGGTGTCGGCCTCGCCCAGCCATTCGCCGTTGATGAGGTGCCGGGCGGTGATGAGTTCGCGGTCGGTGGAGGTTGAGACGTCGGGGGCTGTGGAAGTCATGGTGTTCCTTCTGAAGAGTGAGGGGAGGCTACAGGCTGCGGATCAGGCCGCCGTCGCACCGCAGCGCGACGCCGGTGATGTACGACGCCGGGGCGCTGCACAGGAAGGCGGCGGCGGCGCCGAACTCCTCGGGTTCGCCGTAGCGGCGGGCGGGGATGGTCTTGCGGGATTCCAGCTGGATCTCCTCCAGCGTGGTGCCGCGTCGTTTGGCGGCGGCCTGGTCGAGTTCAGCCACGCGGTCCGTGGCGATCCGGCCGGGGAGCAGCATGTTAACGGTCACGGCATCCAGGGCCACTTCAGCGGCGAGGGTCTTGAGGTAGCCGGCGAGTGCGGCGCGCCCGGTGTTGGACACGGCCAGGTTGGGCAGCGGCGCCGCCACTCCGCTGGAGCCGACGGCGAGGATACGGCCCCAGCGCCGCTCCCGCATGCCCGGAAGCACCTGGGAGATCAGGGCATGGTGCGGCTTGACCAGCAGCTCGAAGGCCGCGGCGATGTCCTCGGAGCTGAGTGTCGCGGCGGCGCCCGGCTTGGGGCCGGGACCGTTCAGCACCAGGATGTCGATTGGGCCGAGGTCCGCCACCGTCTGTTCGACGGCGGACTCGATGCCTTCCGGCGTGGTGAGGTCCGCCTCGATGGCGATGGCACCGGTGCCATAGGCGGTGTGCAGGTCCGCGGCGATCTCCTTGGCGCGGTCGCGGCGGCGGCCGGTGACGGCCACGCGCACGCCCTCCGCGGACAACGCGCGGGCCACGGCCAGGCCCAGGCCTCCGGTGGAGGCGGCCACCAGGGCGGTCTTGCCGGCGATTCCCAGGTCCATCAGTAACTCCCTACAGGGGTTTGGTTGTTGGCATCATGTGCCGCTGATTCCAGCGCGGCTGCGGCTTCCCGCAGGTGCGTGAGCATGCCGTAGCGAAGCTTCTCCGGGAACGCCGCGGCCGGAGCCCGGACCCCCGAATCCTTGATGAGGCCGCGCTTCCGCAGGCATTCCTTGCGCACGGCCAGCGCGATTCTGGCCTGCTGCTCGAAGTTGATCAGCGGCAGGTACGGCAGCAACTGGTCACGTGCGGCCTCATAGCCGTCGCGCTGCCAGGACCGGACACAGGCGATCAGCGCCTCCGGGTAGGAGAATCCGGTCATGGCGCCGGCCGCGCCGGCCATGAGCTCGTCCAGCAGGCCCTGCCCGCCGAGCCCGCCGAAGACGGAAACCCCGATGGCGGCGGTCAGTTCCGCGACGGCCACGCTGGTGGGCGGGGCCTCGGCCTTCACCGCGACCACGAAGCTGCACCACTTCACCACGGAGATGAGGGCGGGAGTGCTGATGCTGACGCCGCTGGCCAGCGGATAGTCCTGCAGCACCACTTTCGCACCGGTGGCCCGGTGGATAGCATCCAGATGGGCGATCACCACTTCCGGCCGGGCGGAGTTGGCCTGCACCATCACGGCCGCCAGGCGCTCGCCAGCCACGGCCTGGGCTGCCTTGATCTCGTCGATGGCAGGGCGGGTGGCCAGTGCGGTGATGCCCACAACCAGCGGGAGGTCCGTGCATTCGACGGCGGTCTCAAGGACCTGGCGGCGCTCCTCTGCGGTGAGGGCCGCGGCTTCGCCGAACACACCCAGGACCGTCAACCCTGTGGCACCGATGGCCTCGTAGTGCTCCACGAGCTCGGACAGGCTGTCCAGGTCCACGTCCAGCGTGCTGCCTTGGAACGGCGTGGCCACCACACCCCAGACACCCGGCGCCAGGGACTCACGGGAATGGGACTCGCGTGCCTGGGTTTCGCAGGAATCCTTCCCGGGGCCGTCATTCAGTGATCCAGTCATTGAATCCTCCTCAAAATTGTTGGGCATCAGCGGCCCGGCCAGACCGGCGGCCGCTTTTCCTGGAAGGCGCGTACGCCTTCGGCCGAGTCCTCGCTGTCCAGTGCGGCCATGAGGGCCGGCAGCCGGAGGCCACGGGCCTCTTTGGCGGTGAGATGGCCGGTCTGCGTGACCATCTGCTTCACGGCGCGGACGGAGGTGGGGGCACAAACCACGATCTGGTCCACCCAGCGCTGCACCGCGGCGTCGAGCCCTTCTGCCGGGACCACCTCGTTCACCAGGCCCCTGGACTGCATCTCCGCGGCATCCGCCTTCCGGCCGGTGAGCAGCATGCCCATCGCCTGGGTGTGGGGGATGCGCCGCACCAGCTGGTGGATGCCGCCGTCGAGCGCCAAACGCCCCACGCGGGGTTCCGTCAGCCCGAACTTGGCGTTCTCCGATGCCACCACGATGTCCGCGCCGAGCACGATCTCCATGCCGCCGCCCAGGGCATAGCCGTTGACCCGGGCGATGACCGGTATGTCCAGGCTGGTGCGCAGGCTGAGCCCGCCGAACCCGTTCGGGTCCAGGCTGGCCCAGTATTCGAGGCCGGTCTTGTCCACGGCGGAGGCGGACATGTCCGCCCCGACGCAGAAGGCCCGGGTGCCGGCGCCGGTGATGACGACGGCACGAACGTCGGGGTCCTGCTCCAGCTGCTCCCAGATCTCGTTGAGCCGTGCCTGGGCGGTGCCGTCGACGGCGTTGAGCACGTGCTGCCGGTCGATCACCACCGTGGCCACGTGGTTCTCTATGGTCAGTGTGACCTGGTCCACTGCCTGTTCCACAACGGCCGTCACCGCAGCACCCCCAGCTGCTGCAGGCGCTCGATGGTCTCCTCATCGAAGCCGTTCTCCAGCAGGACCTCCACGTTGTGCTCGCCCAGGCGCGGCGCCACGCGCCGAACCGTGGGCGGGGTGGCGGAGAGCCGGATGGGCGCGTTGA
This genomic window from Arthrobacter sp. 24S4-2 contains:
- a CDS encoding SDR family oxidoreductase; this translates as MDLGIAGKTALVAASTGGLGLAVARALSAEGVRVAVTGRRRDRAKEIAADLHTAYGTGAIAIEADLTTPEGIESAVEQTVADLGPIDILVLNGPGPKPGAAATLSSEDIAAAFELLVKPHHALISQVLPGMRERRWGRILAVGSSGVAAPLPNLAVSNTGRAALAGYLKTLAAEVALDAVTVNMLLPGRIATDRVAELDQAAAKRRGTTLEEIQLESRKTIPARRYGEPEEFGAAAAFLCSAPASYITGVALRCDGGLIRSL
- a CDS encoding enoyl-CoA hydratase-related protein, which encodes MTAVVEQAVDQVTLTIENHVATVVIDRQHVLNAVDGTAQARLNEIWEQLEQDPDVRAVVITGAGTRAFCVGADMSASAVDKTGLEYWASLDPNGFGGLSLRTSLDIPVIARVNGYALGGGMEIVLGADIVVASENAKFGLTEPRVGRLALDGGIHQLVRRIPHTQAMGMLLTGRKADAAEMQSRGLVNEVVPAEGLDAAVQRWVDQIVVCAPTSVRAVKQMVTQTGHLTAKEARGLRLPALMAALDSEDSAEGVRAFQEKRPPVWPGR
- a CDS encoding dihydrodipicolinate synthase family protein, encoding MTGSLNDGPGKDSCETQARESHSRESLAPGVWGVVATPFQGSTLDVDLDSLSELVEHYEAIGATGLTVLGVFGEAAALTAEERRQVLETAVECTDLPLVVGITALATRPAIDEIKAAQAVAGERLAAVMVQANSARPEVVIAHLDAIHRATGAKVVLQDYPLASGVSISTPALISVVKWCSFVVAVKAEAPPTSVAVAELTAAIGVSVFGGLGGQGLLDELMAGAAGAMTGFSYPEALIACVRSWQRDGYEAARDQLLPYLPLINFEQQARIALAVRKECLRKRGLIKDSGVRAPAAAFPEKLRYGMLTHLREAAAALESAAHDANNQTPVGSY
- a CDS encoding aldehyde dehydrogenase family protein; this encodes MTSTAPDVSTSTDRELITARHLINGEWLGEADTERMNPARPGELAALSPSGTAADTDAAITAAATAQPGWAAMPAPARGAILITAGNLLLERQTAIAEDLVREEGKTLAEAKGEVKRASDVLRFFGSLGWAATGEVLSSGLPDTTITTRREPLGVVGLITPWNFPIAIPAWKSAPALISGNAVVIKPAELTPLSATHLARALHDAGLPAGVFNMVHGKGRVVGDALARDPRIAGLSFTGSTNVGLGLQEILNARRARVQLEMGGKNGVLVLDDADARKAAQVVAAGAFGLTGQACTATSRVYVTPGVRAAFLEALTEEAAAYSTGDGLDTGARMGAVVSGQQFEQNQAAVRTAVERGVTLLHGEYDGDPDAGFFFPAAVLTDLPSDDAAVTEEIFGPVVAVLEVADYEAGLAAINNSRYGLTAGICTDSLARATDFAARAQAGVVKVNRPTAGLDLNVPFGGVKDSSTNTFREQGKSALDFFTWGKTIYTGV